The nucleotide sequence GCACAGAATCTGTAAGAAAGCTGGTGCCGAGAGGGTCAGTGAAGCGGCTGCAGAAGAGTTAGCCAAAGTTCTCGATGAAGTCGGTGTTAAGATCGCAAAGGAAGCCATAGGCTACGCTAAGCACGCCGGAAGAAAGACCGTCCAGAGAAAGGACATCAAAATAGCTGCAGAAAAAGTGATCGGCGAGTAAATCTATCCTACTTCCTCTATTTTTTGACATTTTTTGTCGTATGTCACAATTCGCGCGCCTTCTAGCCTGTAGAAAATCAGAAGCCCACAATTTTTTTTAACTTGATGATAAATTAGAAACCTAGATCTCTCACCAAAGTAGGAGCAAGTCAATGTGCATCTGGAAGAAATGAAGAATGAAATAGAGAGACTTGTTTTGGAGAAGGGGTTCTACAATAAGGCTGAGGATATTCCGAAAAAGCTTCTTTTTGCATTTATAGAACTAGGCGAAGCAAGCGATTCTTGGAAAAAGGGTAGAAGTGAAGAGGAAATAGCAGAAGAACTAATCGATGTA is from Candidatus Bathyarchaeota archaeon and encodes:
- a CDS encoding NFYB/HAP3 family transcription factor subunit, with the protein product MADPELAVAPMHRICKKAGAERVSEAAAEELAKVLDEVGVKIAKEAIGYAKHAGRKTVQRKDIKIAAEKVIGE